A part of Pantoea vagans genomic DNA contains:
- the lexA gene encoding transcriptional repressor LexA gives MKALTSRQQQVYDLIRDHISSTGMPPTRAEIAAQLGFRSPNAAEEHLKALARKGVIEIVSGASRGIRLLMEEEASEGIPLIGRVAAGEPIMAQEHIETHYKVDPGLFKPSADFLLRVSGMSMKDIGIMDGDLLAVHKTQDVRNGQVVVARIDDEVTVKRWKKQGAIVHLLPENSDFDPIVVDTRAQSLTIEGLAVGVVRNGEWL, from the coding sequence ATGAAAGCATTAACCAGCAGGCAGCAGCAGGTCTATGACCTGATTCGCGACCATATTTCTTCAACAGGCATGCCGCCTACGCGCGCAGAGATTGCTGCGCAACTGGGCTTCCGCTCACCGAATGCGGCAGAAGAGCACTTGAAAGCGCTGGCGCGTAAAGGCGTCATTGAGATCGTTTCCGGTGCATCGCGCGGCATTCGTCTGCTGATGGAAGAAGAAGCCTCAGAAGGCATACCGTTGATTGGCCGGGTTGCTGCCGGTGAGCCGATCATGGCGCAGGAACATATCGAAACCCATTACAAGGTCGATCCGGGCCTGTTTAAGCCATCTGCCGACTTCCTGCTGCGCGTCAGCGGAATGTCGATGAAAGATATCGGGATTATGGATGGCGACCTGCTCGCGGTACATAAAACCCAGGATGTGCGCAACGGCCAGGTTGTTGTTGCCCGCATTGATGATGAAGTCACCGTTAAGCGCTGGAAAAAGCAGGGTGCTATCGTGCATCTGCTGCCTGAAAACAGTGATTTCGATCCGATTGTTGTTGATACCCGAGCACAGTCCCTGACCATTGAAGGTCTGGCGGTTGGTGTGGTGCGCAACGGCGAGTGGCTCTGA
- a CDS encoding diacylglycerol kinase, with translation MANNATGLIRIVKAAGYSWQGLRAAWQHEAAFRQEALAALVAIIIACWLDVDVVSRILMIGSVVLVVIVEILNSAIESVVDRIGQEHHPLAGRAKDMGSAAVLISILLALFVWIALLWTHLR, from the coding sequence ATGGCAAATAATGCCACCGGACTTATCAGAATAGTTAAAGCCGCAGGTTACTCCTGGCAGGGACTGCGTGCCGCCTGGCAACATGAAGCGGCGTTTCGTCAGGAAGCCCTGGCTGCGCTGGTCGCCATTATTATCGCCTGCTGGCTGGATGTCGATGTGGTCTCACGCATCCTGATGATTGGGTCGGTGGTGCTGGTGGTCATTGTTGAAATCCTCAATAGCGCCATTGAATCGGTGGTTGACCGCATCGGTCAGGAGCATCATCCGCTGGCGGGCCGGGCCAAAGATATGGGCTCTGCGGCGGTACTGATCAGCATCTTACTGGCACTGTTTGTCTGGATCGCGCTGCTCTGGACACATTTGCGATAA
- the plsB gene encoding glycerol-3-phosphate 1-O-acyltransferase PlsB — translation MSGWRKLYYKLLNLPLSFLVKSKAIPADPVSEHGLDPTRPIMYVLPYDSKADLLTLRAQCLRHHLPDPLSPLEIDGSLLPRHVFIHDGPRVFPYFVPSVESVKIFHDYLDLHRNNPTLDIQMLPVTVMFGRAPGREVQGEATPHLRVLNGVQKFFAVIWHGRDSFVRFSPTVSLRRMATEHGTDKSIAQKLARVARIHFARQRLAAIGPRLPARQDLFNRLLQSKAIEKAVEDEARSKKISHEKAQQNAVEMMEEIAANFSYEAIRVTDRVMGWLWSRLYQGINVNGGEKVRQLAQDGHEIVYVPCHRSHMDYLLLSYVLYHQGLVPPHIAAGINLNFWPAGPIFRRLGAFFIRRTFKGNKLYATVFREYLGELFTRGYSVEYFVEGGRSRTGRLLDPKTGTLAMTLQAMLRGGNRPITLVPIYIGYEHVMEVGTYAKELRGAAKEKEGFMQMVRGLRKLRNLGQGYVNFGEPLPLVNYLNKQVPEWRDAIDPIEPQRPSWLTPTVNDIAASLMVRINEAGAANAMNLCVTALLASRQRSLTREQLIEQLECYTQLLRNVPYSPNATVPDLSAEALLDHAMGMNKFESEKDSIGDIIILPREQAVLMTYYRNNIHHMLVMPSLIAAIVQQHQTLTEAELLRQVSLIYPMLKSELFLRWQTDELPQLLTDISQELARQGLITFEAGELRFTAARYRTLQLLAAGVRETLQRYAITFSILSAKPTINRGTLEKESRTLAQRLSVLHGINAPEFFDKAVFTSLVLTLRDEGYISDSGDADVAQTLATWHILADLVTSDVRMTIETAVAHD, via the coding sequence ATGTCAGGTTGGCGTAAACTCTATTACAAATTGCTTAATTTACCACTGTCGTTTTTGGTAAAAAGTAAGGCCATTCCGGCCGATCCCGTGTCTGAACATGGTCTGGATCCGACCCGACCTATTATGTATGTTTTGCCTTACGATTCGAAGGCCGACTTACTGACTTTACGCGCGCAGTGTCTGCGGCATCATCTGCCTGACCCGCTCTCTCCGCTGGAGATTGATGGTTCACTGCTGCCGCGCCACGTATTTATCCACGATGGCCCGCGCGTCTTCCCCTATTTTGTGCCTAGCGTGGAATCGGTGAAAATCTTTCACGATTACCTCGATCTGCATCGCAATAATCCTACGCTGGATATCCAGATGCTGCCGGTCACGGTGATGTTTGGTCGCGCACCCGGACGTGAAGTTCAGGGCGAAGCCACGCCACACCTGCGGGTGCTGAACGGCGTACAGAAATTCTTTGCGGTGATCTGGCACGGACGCGACAGTTTTGTTCGCTTCTCGCCGACCGTTTCGCTGCGCCGCATGGCCACGGAACACGGTACGGATAAGTCGATCGCCCAGAAGCTGGCTCGCGTGGCGCGCATCCATTTTGCCCGTCAGCGGCTGGCGGCGATTGGCCCGCGGTTACCGGCGCGTCAGGATCTCTTTAACCGTCTGCTGCAATCCAAAGCGATTGAAAAAGCCGTCGAAGATGAAGCACGCAGCAAAAAAATCTCCCATGAGAAAGCGCAGCAGAATGCTGTCGAGATGATGGAAGAAATTGCCGCCAACTTCTCTTATGAAGCGATTCGCGTTACTGACCGCGTGATGGGCTGGCTATGGAGTCGTCTCTATCAGGGCATCAACGTTAATGGCGGCGAAAAAGTGCGCCAGCTGGCGCAGGATGGCCACGAGATTGTCTATGTGCCGTGCCATCGCAGCCACATGGATTATCTGCTGCTCTCCTACGTGCTCTATCATCAGGGTCTGGTCCCGCCGCACATTGCTGCCGGTATCAACCTCAACTTCTGGCCAGCCGGCCCGATTTTCCGTCGTCTGGGCGCGTTCTTTATTCGTCGTACTTTTAAAGGCAACAAGCTCTACGCCACGGTGTTCCGTGAATATCTCGGCGAGCTGTTTACCCGCGGCTATTCGGTTGAGTACTTTGTCGAGGGTGGCCGTTCTCGTACCGGCCGCCTGCTGGACCCGAAAACCGGCACCTTAGCCATGACATTGCAGGCGATGCTGCGCGGCGGTAACCGCCCGATCACGCTGGTGCCGATCTACATCGGCTATGAGCACGTGATGGAAGTGGGTACTTACGCCAAAGAACTGCGCGGTGCGGCGAAAGAGAAAGAGGGCTTCATGCAGATGGTGCGTGGCTTGCGCAAGCTGCGCAATCTCGGTCAGGGTTACGTTAACTTTGGCGAACCGCTGCCGCTGGTCAACTATCTCAACAAGCAGGTACCGGAATGGCGCGATGCCATCGATCCGATTGAGCCGCAACGTCCGAGCTGGTTAACACCGACCGTCAATGATATCGCGGCCAGCCTGATGGTGCGTATCAATGAAGCGGGCGCGGCCAATGCCATGAACCTCTGTGTTACCGCTTTGCTGGCGTCACGTCAGCGCTCACTCACCCGTGAACAGCTGATTGAACAGCTGGAGTGCTATACCCAGTTGCTGCGCAATGTGCCTTATTCCCCTAACGCGACCGTACCCGACCTCTCAGCGGAAGCGCTGCTGGATCACGCCATGGGTATGAATAAGTTTGAGAGTGAAAAGGACAGTATTGGCGACATCATCATTCTGCCGCGTGAGCAGGCGGTGCTGATGACCTACTATCGCAACAATATTCATCACATGCTGGTGATGCCGTCGCTGATAGCCGCCATAGTTCAGCAGCATCAGACGCTGACTGAAGCCGAACTGCTGCGTCAGGTGAGCCTGATCTACCCGATGCTGAAGAGCGAACTGTTCCTGCGCTGGCAGACCGATGAGCTGCCGCAACTGCTGACCGACATCAGTCAGGAGCTGGCGCGTCAGGGCCTGATTACCTTCGAAGCTGGTGAATTGCGCTTTACTGCGGCGCGCTACCGCACGCTGCAACTGCTGGCTGCCGGTGTGCGCGAAACGCTGCAGCGTTATGCCATTACCTTCTCGATTCTCAGCGCCAAGCCGACGATTAACCGTGGCACGCTGGAGAAAGAGAGCCGGACGCTGGCACAGCGTCTGTCGGTGCTGCACGGGATCAATGCGCCGGAGTTCTTCGACAAAGCGGTCTTTACCTCACTGGTGCTGACGCTGCGTGACGAAGGGTATATCAGCGACAGCGGTGATGCCGATGTCGCGCAGACCCTGGCGACCTGGCATATCCTGGCTGACCTGGTCACCAGTGATGTCCGCATGACGATTGAAACCGCGGTGGCGCACGACTGA
- the ubiA gene encoding 4-hydroxybenzoate octaprenyltransferase, producing the protein MNKWRAYARLMRIDKPIGTLLLMWPTLWALWLADMAIPPLPVLVVFVAGVFVMRAAGCVINDYADRKVDGHVERTKHRPLASGAVSAKEAKLLFVILALIAFALVLTMNLMTIMLSVVGLALAWVYPFMKRYTHLPQVVLGAAFGWAIPMAWSAVSESLPLVCWLVFIANICWTVAYDTQYAMVDRDDDLKIGVKSTAILFGRFDKLIIGLLQLATLLLMALVGMMLHLNGAFYWTLLLAAALFVYQQKLIAGRERQPCFQAFLNNNYVGMVLFLGVLMNTPPFSQLF; encoded by the coding sequence ATGAATAAATGGCGGGCCTACGCTCGCCTGATGCGTATCGACAAACCGATCGGGACGCTGCTGCTGATGTGGCCCACGCTCTGGGCATTATGGCTGGCTGACATGGCGATCCCGCCACTGCCGGTGCTGGTGGTATTCGTTGCCGGGGTATTTGTGATGCGCGCGGCGGGTTGTGTGATCAATGACTACGCCGACCGTAAAGTTGATGGTCATGTGGAGCGTACGAAGCACCGGCCACTGGCCAGCGGCGCGGTGAGTGCAAAAGAGGCGAAGCTGCTGTTCGTGATTCTGGCGCTGATAGCTTTTGCGCTGGTGCTGACCATGAACCTGATGACGATAATGCTCTCCGTCGTAGGACTGGCGCTGGCCTGGGTTTATCCCTTTATGAAGCGCTACACCCACCTGCCGCAGGTGGTGCTGGGGGCCGCGTTTGGCTGGGCGATTCCGATGGCCTGGTCCGCAGTTAGTGAGTCCTTACCTCTGGTGTGCTGGCTGGTGTTTATTGCCAACATTTGCTGGACGGTCGCTTACGACACCCAGTATGCGATGGTCGATCGGGATGATGACCTGAAGATTGGCGTGAAGTCGACGGCAATTTTATTTGGCCGTTTTGACAAGCTGATTATCGGGCTGCTGCAACTGGCAACCCTGCTGCTGATGGCGCTGGTGGGCATGATGCTGCATCTGAACGGCGCCTTCTACTGGACGCTGCTGCTGGCGGCTGCGCTGTTTGTTTATCAGCAGAAGCTGATCGCCGGGCGCGAACGCCAGCCCTGTTTCCAGGCTTTCCTGAATAACAATTATGTCGGGATGGTGCTGTTCCTTGGCGTACTGATGAATACGCCGCCGTTCAGTCAGCTGTTCTGA
- the ubiC gene encoding chorismate lyase, whose translation MSQDALSLLRSLNWLSPSQATLAPPLLDWLMEEDSMTRRFEQHCQRVTVQPLREGFIDASELGEERALLPDDERFWLREVLLSGDDQPWLAGRTLVPESTLNGPEAMLQQLGTRPLGRYLFSSSTLTRDFIEPGQVEGLWGRRSRLRLSGKPLLLTELFLPASPLYRDLV comes from the coding sequence ATGTCGCAAGACGCACTCAGCTTATTACGTTCGCTCAACTGGCTTTCTCCGTCGCAGGCCACCCTTGCGCCGCCCTTGCTCGACTGGCTGATGGAGGAGGATTCGATGACGCGCCGCTTCGAGCAGCACTGTCAGCGGGTCACGGTTCAGCCGCTGCGTGAAGGCTTTATCGACGCCAGCGAGTTGGGTGAGGAAAGGGCGTTGTTGCCAGACGATGAACGCTTCTGGCTGCGCGAAGTGCTGCTGTCCGGCGACGATCAGCCCTGGCTGGCTGGCCGCACGCTGGTGCCGGAAAGCACCCTTAACGGGCCAGAGGCAATGCTGCAACAGCTCGGCACCCGTCCTCTGGGGCGCTATCTTTTTTCGTCGTCGACGCTGACCCGCGATTTTATTGAGCCGGGGCAGGTGGAAGGATTGTGGGGACGGCGGTCCCGTCTGCGTCTCTCCGGCAAACCGCTGCTGCTGACTGAACTGTTTTTACCGGCATCGCCGCTCTATCGCGATCTGGTCTGA
- the psiE gene encoding phosphate-starvation-inducible protein PsiE produces the protein MSDKNPLARHLATVLQWVLNLGLLSLAIILIVFLGKETIHLANVLFNTGEQASSYLLIEGIVIYFLYFEFIALIVKYFQSGYHFPLRYFVYIGITAIIRLIIVDHKNPFDTLCYSAAILILVVTLWLANSNRLKRE, from the coding sequence ATGAGTGACAAAAATCCTTTGGCCCGCCACCTTGCAACGGTACTGCAATGGGTGCTGAATCTGGGTCTGCTGAGTCTGGCGATCATCCTGATCGTCTTTTTAGGCAAAGAGACTATTCATCTGGCAAACGTCCTGTTTAACACCGGTGAGCAGGCCTCTTCTTACCTGCTGATTGAGGGAATTGTTATCTATTTCCTCTACTTCGAATTTATTGCCCTGATTGTTAAGTACTTTCAGTCGGGCTATCACTTTCCCCTGCGCTACTTTGTCTATATCGGTATCACGGCCATTATCCGCCTGATTATCGTCGACCATAAAAATCCCTTCGATACCCTCTGCTACTCAGCGGCGATTCTGATTCTGGTGGTCACGCTGTGGCTGGCCAACAGTAACCGGCTGAAACGCGAGTAA
- a CDS encoding UTRA domain-containing protein codes for MESIALKTADAIASALLTRIQAGEFSGGRLPAERALSEAFSTTRITLREALGKLEAQGMIYRELRRGWFIAPPRLIYNPLHHSHFHAMAREQGRQATTEVIAAEQVAAHDSVATALRLAPGSAVYCIRRLRRIDGRAVLYVEHYLNPRFFPGLLDEDLTRSLTDLYDQRYGIRYGGARFTILPGPLPEIAAPTLNVAPGSPGLLITRINRNQQKEVIDCDCEYWRYDALCVDVEA; via the coding sequence GTGGAGTCGATAGCACTCAAAACGGCAGATGCAATTGCCAGCGCACTGCTGACGCGCATCCAGGCCGGTGAGTTCAGCGGCGGGCGACTGCCAGCGGAACGTGCCTTAAGCGAAGCGTTCAGCACCACGCGGATTACCCTGCGGGAAGCGCTGGGCAAGCTGGAGGCCCAGGGGATGATCTACCGGGAGCTGCGTCGCGGCTGGTTTATCGCGCCACCACGTCTGATTTACAACCCGCTGCATCACAGCCACTTTCATGCCATGGCGAGGGAGCAGGGACGGCAGGCGACCACGGAGGTGATCGCTGCTGAGCAGGTCGCAGCGCACGACAGCGTAGCGACCGCGCTGCGGCTGGCTCCCGGTTCGGCGGTTTACTGCATCCGCCGCCTGCGCCGCATTGATGGGCGCGCGGTGCTCTATGTAGAACACTACCTCAATCCGCGTTTTTTCCCTGGCCTGCTCGATGAAGATCTGACCCGCTCCCTGACCGATCTCTATGACCAGCGCTACGGTATTCGCTACGGCGGCGCGCGCTTCACGATTCTGCCCGGCCCGTTGCCGGAGATTGCTGCACCTACGCTGAATGTCGCGCCGGGCAGCCCCGGTTTGCTGATCACCCGTATCAACCGCAATCAGCAAAAAGAGGTGATTGATTGCGACTGTGAATACTGGCGGTACGACGCGCTCTGTGTGGATGTGGAAGCGTAG
- a CDS encoding ABC transporter substrate-binding protein: MKAFIASVVASAVVLTLPVAQAADNDLAALEKAARSEGQVNSVGMPDSWANWKDTWNDISSKYGLKHSDTDMSSAQELAKFDAEKENASADIGDVGAAFGPIAVAKGVTQPYKPTHWDQIPAWAKDKDGHWALAYTGTIAFLIDKQQVKDIPHSWADLKKGKYVVTIGDVGVAAQAANGVLAANYALGGDEKNLKPALAFFADLAKQGRLGVTDPVIANIEKGEVQMAVVWDFNALNYRDQIDKNRYEVVIPSDGSVTSGYTTIINKYAKHPAAAKLTREYIFSDQGQINLAKGYARPIRAEHLTLPADVQARLLPQSEYKNARPVKDQAAWDKSSKMLPRLWQENVIINMQQ, translated from the coding sequence ATGAAAGCGTTTATCGCCTCTGTAGTAGCCAGTGCTGTAGTCCTCACCCTGCCCGTTGCGCAGGCCGCCGATAACGACCTCGCCGCACTCGAAAAAGCCGCACGCAGTGAAGGTCAGGTCAACAGCGTCGGGATGCCGGATAGCTGGGCCAACTGGAAAGATACCTGGAACGACATCAGCAGCAAATATGGCCTTAAGCACAGCGATACCGATATGTCATCGGCGCAGGAGCTGGCGAAATTCGATGCAGAGAAAGAGAACGCCAGCGCTGATATCGGTGACGTGGGCGCCGCCTTTGGCCCGATCGCCGTCGCCAAAGGGGTAACTCAGCCCTACAAACCGACGCACTGGGATCAGATTCCGGCCTGGGCCAAAGATAAAGACGGACACTGGGCGCTGGCCTACACCGGCACCATTGCCTTTCTTATCGACAAGCAGCAGGTGAAAGATATTCCCCACAGCTGGGCCGATCTGAAGAAAGGTAAGTATGTGGTTACTATCGGCGACGTCGGCGTGGCAGCTCAGGCGGCCAATGGCGTACTGGCTGCAAACTACGCCTTAGGCGGCGATGAAAAGAACCTGAAACCGGCGCTGGCGTTCTTTGCCGATCTGGCAAAACAGGGTCGTCTTGGCGTGACCGATCCGGTCATTGCCAACATCGAAAAAGGCGAAGTACAGATGGCGGTGGTATGGGACTTTAACGCCCTGAACTACCGTGACCAGATCGACAAAAATCGCTACGAAGTAGTGATCCCGTCTGACGGCTCCGTCACCTCCGGCTACACCACTATCATCAACAAATATGCGAAACACCCAGCCGCCGCAAAACTGACGCGCGAATATATCTTCTCAGATCAGGGACAGATCAATCTGGCGAAGGGCTATGCCCGCCCGATTCGTGCCGAGCATCTGACTCTGCCAGCGGACGTTCAGGCTCGCCTGTTGCCGCAGTCCGAATATAAAAATGCCCGTCCGGTTAAGGATCAGGCTGCCTGGGATAAATCGTCGAAAATGCTGCCGCGCCTGTGGCAGGAAAACGTCATCATCAACATGCAGCAGTAA
- a CDS encoding alkaline phosphatase family protein, with translation MKTILVVLDGLSNQVAQHAMGYLHAECSQGNGFYYRMTCELPSLSRPLYECILTGVPPVRSGIIHNGVSRLSRERSVFHFARAAGLTTAAAAYHWVSELYNRTPFVPARDRHTDAPDLPIQYGHFYSDDSYPDSHLFEDAESLRLRHDPDFLLIHPMNIDDAGHKSGLSSPQYRNRARIADGLLSQWMPLWLAEGYQVMVTADHGMNDDRSHGGILPEETTVPLFVFGHAFSLQPDLAPQQTDLCGTLCELLEVAHDKPVCRGMLAEPQR, from the coding sequence ATGAAGACCATCCTGGTGGTACTGGACGGACTGAGCAATCAGGTCGCACAACATGCAATGGGTTACCTGCATGCCGAGTGTTCGCAGGGCAACGGGTTCTATTACCGTATGACCTGTGAATTACCGTCGCTGTCGCGCCCGCTTTATGAGTGCATTCTGACCGGCGTTCCGCCGGTGAGAAGCGGCATTATTCATAATGGCGTCAGCCGGTTAAGTCGCGAACGCAGCGTATTTCACTTTGCGCGCGCGGCAGGGCTGACGACAGCGGCGGCGGCCTACCACTGGGTGAGTGAGCTTTATAACCGCACACCGTTCGTTCCGGCGCGCGATCGTCACACCGACGCGCCGGACCTGCCGATTCAGTACGGCCATTTTTATTCTGACGATAGCTATCCCGACTCACATCTGTTCGAAGATGCAGAGAGCCTGCGGCTGCGACACGATCCCGATTTCCTGCTAATCCACCCGATGAATATCGACGATGCCGGTCATAAGTCGGGGCTCTCCTCGCCGCAGTACCGCAACCGGGCGCGCATCGCTGACGGCCTGCTGTCGCAGTGGATGCCGCTGTGGCTGGCCGAAGGCTACCAGGTGATGGTGACGGCCGATCACGGCATGAATGACGATCGCTCCCACGGCGGAATTCTGCCGGAGGAGACCACGGTGCCGCTGTTTGTCTTTGGCCACGCTTTCTCGCTGCAGCCTGACCTTGCGCCGCAGCAGACCGATCTGTGCGGCACGCTGTGTGAACTGCTGGAAGTGGCCCATGACAAGCCGGTCTGTCGCGGGATGCTGGCGGAGCCGCAAAGATGA
- a CDS encoding ABC transporter permease has product MKGKVFALLLLLPFTLFWVAFQLAPLLWIAINSFWSEMNSQWGWDNYHDILTSPFYQQAFRFSLDISLWSSVWGLLIALITGYSLHQLGGGRLQRFLISFTNMTSNFAGVPLAFAFVILLGLNGCLTLLLRHYGVIESFRLFSRNGMVLVYTWFQIPLGVLLLYPAFDGLKKEWQESAALLGASRWRYVWHIALPILFPALLGTFVILLANALGAYATIYALTTGNFNVVPVRIAALVSGDISLDPNTGSALAMLLVAIMALITLVQQYLVRRSYLNAKQP; this is encoded by the coding sequence ATGAAGGGAAAAGTATTCGCACTGCTGCTGCTGTTGCCTTTCACCCTGTTCTGGGTCGCCTTTCAGCTGGCCCCGCTGCTGTGGATCGCCATCAACAGCTTCTGGAGTGAGATGAACAGCCAGTGGGGCTGGGATAACTATCACGACATCCTCACCTCACCGTTCTATCAGCAGGCATTTCGCTTCTCACTGGATATCTCGCTCTGGTCCAGCGTCTGGGGACTGCTGATTGCGCTCATCACCGGCTATTCGCTGCATCAGCTCGGCGGCGGGCGACTGCAGCGCTTCCTTATCTCTTTTACCAACATGACCAGCAACTTTGCCGGTGTCCCGCTGGCGTTTGCCTTTGTGATTCTGCTGGGGCTGAACGGCTGCCTGACGCTGCTGCTGCGCCATTATGGTGTGATTGAGAGCTTCCGACTCTTCTCGCGCAACGGCATGGTGCTGGTCTACACCTGGTTCCAGATCCCGCTGGGCGTATTGCTGCTCTACCCGGCGTTCGACGGGCTGAAAAAAGAGTGGCAGGAGTCTGCTGCGCTGCTGGGTGCCAGCCGCTGGCGCTACGTCTGGCACATCGCTCTGCCGATTCTGTTCCCGGCGCTGCTCGGAACCTTTGTGATCCTGCTGGCGAATGCGCTGGGCGCTTACGCCACGATTTATGCGCTGACCACCGGTAATTTCAACGTGGTGCCGGTGCGCATCGCCGCGCTGGTCTCCGGTGATATTTCGCTCGATCCCAACACCGGCAGCGCGCTGGCGATGCTGCTGGTGGCAATCATGGCGCTGATCACCCTGGTGCAACAGTATCTGGTGCGCCGCAGCTATCTCAATGCGAAACAGCCATGA
- a CDS encoding ABC transporter permease, with amino-acid sequence MSRAEHLYHRIMVGLLFTLLALPLLATLLYAISSDWSNTILPQGYSLKWFIQLWSDPRFLTALGHSLLICFGALLFSLVLVLPAMFVIAYYFPRLDAVMNILILMPFAVPPVVSSVGLLQLYSSSPLMLTGTPWILIGCYFTIALPFIYRALANNMQAINLKELIDAAQLLGASTWQAALWVVLPNLRKGMLIAVLLSFSFLIGEFVFANLLVGNRYETLQVYLFNMRNGSGHFTSALVISYFFVVLLVTWLANALNPERG; translated from the coding sequence ATGTCACGTGCTGAGCATCTCTATCACCGGATCATGGTCGGGTTACTCTTTACTCTGCTGGCGCTGCCGTTGCTGGCGACGCTGCTCTATGCAATTTCGTCCGACTGGAGCAATACCATTCTGCCGCAGGGCTACAGCCTGAAGTGGTTCATCCAGCTCTGGAGCGATCCACGTTTTCTGACGGCGCTGGGCCATTCGCTGCTGATTTGCTTTGGTGCGCTGCTCTTCTCGCTGGTGCTGGTGCTGCCTGCCATGTTTGTAATCGCTTACTACTTTCCCCGACTGGATGCGGTGATGAACATCCTGATCCTGATGCCTTTTGCCGTGCCGCCGGTGGTTTCATCCGTGGGATTACTTCAGCTCTACTCTTCGTCACCGCTGATGCTGACCGGCACCCCGTGGATTTTAATCGGCTGCTACTTCACCATCGCACTGCCCTTTATCTATCGGGCGCTGGCGAACAATATGCAGGCGATCAACCTTAAAGAGCTGATTGATGCTGCACAGCTGCTGGGTGCCAGCACCTGGCAGGCGGCGCTGTGGGTGGTGCTGCCTAACCTGCGCAAGGGGATGCTGATTGCCGTGCTGCTCTCGTTCTCCTTTCTGATTGGTGAGTTTGTCTTCGCTAACCTGCTGGTCGGCAACCGCTATGAAACCCTGCAGGTTTACCTGTTCAATATGCGCAACGGCAGCGGTCACTTCACCAGCGCGCTGGTGATCTCCTACTTCTTTGTGGTGCTGCTGGTCACCTGGCTGGCCAACGCCCTGAATCCTGAACGAGGCTGA
- a CDS encoding ABC transporter ATP-binding protein: MSYLEVRELNKSYGPTPIFEQIDFSAAEGEFVTLLGPSGCGKSTLLRCLAGLTGVDSGEIRLEGKDIVPLAPQKRAIGMVFQSYALFPNMTVEKNVAFGLKMQKLPEAQIRQRVLEVLELVELSDYARRYPHQLSGGQCQRVALARSLVTRPRLLLLDEPLSALDARIRRHLRDQIRRIQRELNLTTLFVTHDQEEALTLSDRIVLMNRGKIVQNGDAEALYTQPVDLFAAGFIGNYNLLSAEQATRLTGQPFHSQVAIRPESMLFTAPGQGIPAEILSHSLLGNVIRYRIRAHDVELSVDVLNRSAADLHPAGRQIGLQLELSTLRQVA; the protein is encoded by the coding sequence ATGAGTTACCTTGAGGTCAGAGAGCTGAACAAGTCCTATGGACCGACGCCGATTTTCGAGCAGATCGATTTCAGCGCCGCCGAAGGAGAGTTTGTCACCCTGCTCGGCCCCAGCGGCTGCGGCAAATCGACGCTGCTGCGCTGTCTGGCGGGATTAACCGGCGTCGACAGCGGTGAAATCAGGCTGGAGGGCAAGGATATCGTGCCGCTGGCCCCGCAGAAACGCGCCATCGGCATGGTGTTCCAGAGCTATGCGCTGTTTCCCAACATGACGGTGGAGAAGAACGTCGCGTTTGGCCTGAAGATGCAGAAGCTGCCCGAGGCACAAATCCGCCAGAGGGTGCTGGAGGTGCTGGAACTGGTGGAACTCAGTGACTATGCGCGTCGTTATCCGCATCAGCTGTCAGGCGGCCAGTGTCAGCGCGTGGCGCTGGCGCGTTCGCTGGTGACGCGTCCGCGTCTGCTGCTGCTGGATGAGCCGCTGTCGGCGCTGGATGCGCGCATCCGTCGCCATCTGCGCGATCAAATCCGGCGCATTCAGCGCGAGCTGAATCTCACCACTCTCTTCGTCACCCACGATCAGGAGGAGGCGCTGACGCTCTCCGACCGCATTGTGCTGATGAACCGGGGCAAAATCGTGCAGAACGGCGATGCCGAAGCGCTCTATACCCAGCCGGTCGATCTCTTTGCCGCCGGATTTATTGGCAACTACAACCTGCTGAGTGCCGAGCAGGCGACGCGGCTGACCGGCCAGCCTTTCCACAGCCAGGTCGCCATTCGCCCGGAATCGATGCTGTTTACCGCGCCGGGCCAGGGTATTCCTGCGGAAATCCTCAGCCACAGCCTGCTGGGCAACGTCATCCGCTACCGTATCCGGGCGCATGACGTGGAGCTTTCGGTCGATGTGCTTAACCGATCGGCGGCGGATTTGCACCCCGCTGGCAGGCAGATTGGTCTACAATTAGAGCTGTCGACTTTGCGCCAGGTGGCTTAA